The Halorussus gelatinilyticus genome contains the following window.
GCGAGTCCGACCGCGTGAGCGTCCAGTTCGACGACACCGTCTCGCGCGTCGGCCGGGTCGTCGGCCGCGACCCGCGGAGCGACCTCGCGGTAATCGAGGTGGACGTGCCCGACGGCATCGCGCCGCTCGACCTCATCGACTCCGAGCCGGCCATCGGCACCCGCGTCGCGGTCGTCGGAAGCCCGTACGGACTCCGGGGGTCGCTGACCTCCGGCATCGTCAGCGGCGTGGACCGACAGGTGCCGAGTCCGGTCGGCGACTACCAGATTCCCAACGCCATCCAGACCGACGCGCCCGTCAACCCCGGCAACTCCGGAGGACCGCTCGTCAACCTCTCGGGGAAGGTGCTGGGCGTCGTCAACTCCGGCGGCGGCGACAACATCGCGTTCGCCATCTCGGCCGCGCTGGTCCGGCGCGTCGTCCCCGCGCTCCTCGCGGACGGCGAGTACGACCACCCCTATCTCGGTGCCCGGACCGCGACCGTCACGGAACTGGTCGCGCGGGCGAACGGCTTCCCGAACGCCGAGGGCGTCATCGTCGTGAACGTTCCCTCCGACGTCCCGGCCGCGGGCCAACTCCGGCCGTGTACGAGCGTCGAGCGCGTCGAGGGGTTCCGCGTCCCGGTCGGCGGCGACGCCATCCTCGCCGTCGAAGGCACCTCGATTCGCTCCGACAAGGACCTCCACGCCTACCTCGCGCTCGAAGCGAGCCCCGACGACACGCTCTCGGTGCGGGTGCGCCGGGACGGCGCGGTGACGACGGTTCCGGTCGAAATCGGTGCGCGACCCGAACTGGTGGCGTGAGGCCGCCCTCAGAGTTCCCGAATCAGGAACTCGCCCACTGCGTCGGCCACCTTCCCGTGCTGGCCGACGAAGAAGTGGTCGGCGCTCATCTCGACCGTCTCGCGGCCCGACGCTTCCGCCCGCTGGACCAGCGGCTTCCAGTCGGCCGTGTCGTCGCGCGTCCCGTAGACGACCAGTAGCGGCCCCGTCACGTCCGCCAGCGCCTCGGCGGCGTCCAAGTCGTCGGCCAGCCGTGAGGCGGGCGCGAGCAGTGCCACGGCGTCGGGCTGCGGGTCGGTCGTCGCGGCCGCGAGCGTTGCGATGGCACCGCCGAAACTGAACCCGAATATGCCGACGCGGTCGTAGCGTTCGCGCGCCCACCGGAGGGCGTTTCGGGCGTCCTCGCGCTCGCCGTACCCCTCGTCCCAGTCGCCGTAGTCGAACCGCAGGCAGGCGATTCCGGCCTCATTGAGGGCCTCGCTGACGGCGACGAGGCGCTTGTCGCCGCGGTGCCCGCGGTGCTGGGGATGGGGCGGACAGGCGACGACGACTGCTTCGGGGTCGGCGGACTCGGGGGCGTCCGGGTCGTCGTCGGGCGTGTCGAGGGTGGCGCGCACGTCTCGCGCGCCGGGAATCGGTAGGTCCTCGGAGTTCATGTGCGTCTCCTTGTCCGAGCGTTCTGATAAGGGTTGCAAATCCGTCGTTCGAGTCGGACCGGGAACGGTCGGCCAGCGGAAGCCGAAACGTCACTCGCACGTCAGACGACTGTTGGGGAGGTGAGGATTTTAAGGGTCAGGTCACGAAAGAGGGTGATATGGGAGTGCTTTCACGCCTGTCGTACGTCGTCCGGTCGAAGATCAACGCCGCGCTCAATCGGGCCGAAGACCCCTCGGAGACGCTCGATTACTCCTACGAGCAGATGCGCGACGAGTTGCAGGAGGTCAAGCAGGGTATCGCGGACCTCACCACCCAGAAGAAGCGACTCGAGATGCAGAAGCGCCGCCTCGAAGAGAACGTCGAGAAACACAACGAGCAGGCCCGTGAGGCCGTGAATCAGGACCGCGAGGACCTCGCCCGACGCGCGCTGGAGAAGAAGAAACAGAAGATGAACCAGATCGAGGACCTGGAGGGCCAGATAGCCAGTCTCCAGGACACGCAGGACAACCTCGTCGAGAAGAAAGACCAACTCCAGAACCGCATCGAGGAGTTCCGGACCAAGAAGGAGAGCATGAAGGCGCGCTACGAGGCCGCCGAGGCCCAGACGCGCGTCTCGGAGGCCATGACGGGGGCCGGCGACGAGATGGAGGACGTGGGTCGCGCCATCGAGCGCGCCGAGGAGCGCACCGAGGACATGGAGGCCCGCTCGGAGGCGATGGACGAACTGCAGGACTCGGGCGTCTTCGAGGACGCGCTCTCGGACAAGGACAGCCTCGACCGCGAACTCGAAGAGGTCCGGACCTCCGGCGAGGTGGACGCCGAGTTGGAGACCCTCAAGACCGAGATGGGCAAGGGGTCCAGCGACTCCGGCGAGTCGGAGGCCGACTCCGCGGAACTCGACGCAGAACTCGAAACCGAAGTCGAGAGCGAGAGCGCGGACGAGGACATCGAGGCCGAGTTAGAGGAACTGAAAGACGACGACGAGAGCAGTTAAGCCGTCGCGTTCGCTTCTCGCGTCGAGTCGCGCGCCGCCTCGGTCGTCAGTCTGTTCGCCGATTCGGTCGGGTCGTGCGCCGCTTCGGTCTCCGGCGAGGCGTCGGCCCGCGTCGCTTCGGCGAGACGCTCGGCGATCCCGGCCACCTCCGCCGCCGTGATGCGGACCGTCGTGCCGTCGCGCGTTATCACGTAGTGCATCCCCGGCGCTTGCTCGCTGGCCGGGACGAAGATGGTGTCTGAGCCGTCACCGTTCTCGGCACCGTTCGCGTCCAGCATCGCTCGCCACGCCGCGGCGAACTCGCGGGCCTCCGCCTCCGATTCCCACGTCGTCACCCAGTGGGTCGCCGGTCCGGTCGCGCCCTCGGCGGCGTAGTAGTACATCCGGTCGCCCGCCCACCCGTCGGCGGCCTCGGCCGCGCGAGCGAACGAGAAACCGTTCATCCGGAGCGCGTGGCGGACCACCAACTCGCCCACCGTGTCGGTGTGGTAGCGCGTCAGGTTGCGGTCGTCGGGGACGTCGGGGGCGTCGGGCAACCGGACGCGCTCGACCTCCTCGCCGGGGTGGAGGAGTTCGGCGGTGGAGTTCGGCGGTCGCTCGATGGTCGCCGACCGGTCGGCGGGCGAACTCCCGGCCCGCTCGTAGAACTCGTAGCCGTAGTAGTACGGCGTCCCGGCGACGCTGTGGGGCCACGCCGCCCGCGCCAGCGTCCGGTTGTACTCGGCGACGGAGTAGTCGCTGTCGTCGTACTCGTCGAAGTACTGCTCGGTGACCCACATCGCGTCGCCCTCCACGATGGCGGTGGTCACGAGTCGCGAGTCGGTGGTCCACCGGTCGAACTCCGACTGGAACTGCCGGCGCGAGGGCGTCAGCAGGTCGTGCTGGAACTGGAGCGCGTGGACGAACTCGTGAGCCAGCACCGCCTCTTGGGAGACGTCGTGCTCCGCGAGCGCCTCGTCGTTCAGTAGGTAGATGTGGACCGCGGCCTGCCGCTGGACCGTGTAGCCCAGCGGTTGCCGACACTCGGTCGAGGCGTTCGAGTACAACTGCAGGGTCTGTGCGCCGACGGGCCGGATGGCCCCGAACGAGTCGCGCACGTCGTAGGGCGGACCCTCCTCGGCGTCGTACTCGTGGAGCGTGATGCCCTGCGTGGCCTGTAGCCCCCGGAGTTCTTCGACCCGGCTCAACACCGTCGCCGGGTCGTAGTCGGGGTCGAACCCCTCGGTCTCGATTTCGACGGACTCGTCGGACTCGGTCGTCGTCGCCTCGGTGTCGTCAGTCGCCTCGGTGTCGTCAGTCGCCCCGGTGCCGGTCGCTCGCGGCGCGTCGTTCGCGTCCGTCGCCTCCTCCACCCCCGCGACTCCCCCCGCGTCCGCCACGTCTCTCGCGCCTGCGCCCGCTGTCGGGGCCGCGCCCGCGAGGACGAGCGCGGCCACGAGCGCGAGGGCGAGTCGGGTCGAATGTGGCATGCCAGCACACACGGGGGCGAGCGGCAAAAGGCCCGCGGGTGTTTTCCGTGGCGGGCGCGTAGGCGAACGCACATGTCGGATAGCGGAACGGCGGGGGACGCCGGGCCGAAGAGCGACGGCGGGTCGGGGAGTATCGGGTCCGACGACGACGACTCCCAGCCCAGCGATACGATGCGGGCGCGGGCCGACGAGAGCAGTTGGAAGCTCTGGCTCCTGATGGAGGCAAATCGGTGGGTCGTCGCGAGCGTGTTGCTCGTCGGCGTGTTCGTCGCGTTGGTTGCCATCGGCGTACTCGACCCCTCGCCGCTCCAGCGGTCGGTCGCTCAGTCCGACCCGACCGAGACGCTGTTCCAGGCGTTCGTGACCGTCATCATCACGGGCGTCACGCTGGTCGTGACGCTGAACCAGTTGGTCCTCTCCCAAGAACTCGGGCCGGTCGGCGACCAGCGCGGCCGGATGGAGGGTGCGATGGAGTTCCGACAGGACGTAGAGGAAGTCCTCGACAGTCCCGTCAGTCCGCCCGAACCTGCCTCCTTCCTACAGGCGCTCATCGACGAGACCCGCTCGCGGGCCAACGAACTCGCCGACGCGGTGAGCGACAGTCGCGACGAAGACCTGCGAGACGTCGTCGAGGACTACGTGGACGCGCTCGAAGAGAACGCCAACGAGGTCAGCGACCAACTGGACGAGGCGGAGTTCGGGAGCTACGACCTGCTCTCGGCGGTGCTGGACTTCAACTACTCGTGGAAGATTTTCGTCGCGCGCCGCCTCCACAACGAACAGGGCGACGCGCTGACCGACGAGACCGAGGACGCCTTCGACGACTTGGTGGAGGTTCTGTCGTTCTTCGGCCCGGCGCGCGAACACTTCAAGACGCTCTACTTCCAGTGGGAACTGGTCAACCTCTCGCGGGCGATGCTCTACTCGGCGGTCCCGGCGCTGGTCGTGGCCGCCTCGATGATAATCTACTACGACGCCGAGGCGCTGCCGGGCGCGACGCTGGGCATCAGCAACGACATCCTCGTGACGAGTTTCGCCACCACCGTCGCTATCGTGCCGTTCATGCTCCTGCTGTCGTACATCCTCCGCATCGCCACGGTCGCCAAGCGGACGCTCTCCATCGGCCCGTTCGTCCTCCGCGGCGTAGACCGGAGCGACGAGTTGGACTTCGAGTAGCGCACACGCGGATTCTTCGTTCGAGCGCGTTCTTCGACTTCCGGCGCGGCGCTCACGAGCGCCGCGCCCACCGCGCGAGGTCGTCGCGGTCCGACTCCCGAAAACCCACGAGCCAGCACTTTTACCCGCAGAACCCCAACTCGCGCCCGACACCCGTGCCGACGCTCCGAATCCCCGAGACGGTCCGCGACGAACTCCTCGCTCACGCACGCGAGGGCGCACCCGAGGAAATCTGTGGCGTCCTCGCGGGAGAGCGCGACGAGGAAACTCATCGCGTCGAGACCCGTCATCCCGCCGAGAACGTCGCCGGGACCCCCGAAACCCGGTACGAAATCGACGCGCGCGAGCAACTCGACCTGATGGAGCGCATCGAGGACGCCGACCGCGAAGTCGTGGGGTTCTACCACTCCCATCCCCGCGGTCCGGCCGAACCGAGCGCGACCGACGCCGAACTGGCGACGTGGCCGGGTCGGTCCTATCTCATTCTCTCTTTAGCTGGTGGCGCTCCTCGGCTCACGTCGTGGCGGTGGACCGGCGACGAGTTCGTCGCGGAGGACGTGCGAGTCGTCGCCGACCGGTAGCTCGCTCGCCGCGTCGAGGAACAGTTTTACCCCGCGAAGCCTACCTGTCGGGTATGAAGGCCGTCCAGTTCAGCGACCACGGGGACCGGAGCGTCATCGACTACGGCGAGTTCCCTGACCCGACGCCGGACCGCGACGAGGTACTGGTGGACGTGAAGGCGGGCGCGCTCAACCACCTCGACGTGTGGACGCGCAAGGGCCTGCCGGGAGTAGAGTTAGAGATGCCACACGTGCCGGGGAGCGACGGCGCGGGCGTCGTCCTCGAAGTCGGCGAGGACGTGACCCGGTTCGAGCCGGGCGACCGCGTGGCCGTCTCGGCGGGCGTTTACTGCGGCAAGTGCGAGTACTGCCGCCACGGGGAGTACTCGATGTGCGTCAACTACCACATCATCGGCGAACACGTCCGGGGCGTCCACAGCGAGCGCGCCGCGGTGCCCGAGGACAACCTCGTCGAGGTCCCCTCGGGCGTCGAGTGGGAGACCGCCGCGGCCGCGCCGCTGGTGTTCCAGACCGCGTGGCGGATGCTCCTGACGCGGGGGAACGTCTCGCCCGGCGAGGACGTGTTGGTTCTCGGAGCCTCGGGCGGCGTCGGTCACGCCGCGGTGCAAATCGCCGACTACGCCGGCGCAAACGTCTACGCGACCGCCTCTTCCGAGGAGAAGTTGGAGTACGCCGAGGAGGTCGGGGCCGACTACACCATCGACTACGAGGCCGAGGACTTCGCGTCCCGGATTCGAGACCTGACCGGCAAGCGCGGCGTGGACGTGGTGGTTGACCACGTCGGCGCGGCGACGTGGCGCGACTCGCTGGCGAGTCTGGCCAAGGGCGGCCGGGTCCTGACCTGCGGCGCGACCACGGGCGGCACCCCCGAGACGGACATCAATCGCATCTTCTGGAACCAGTTGAAAGTCATCGGCTCCACGATGGCGAACCCCGGCGAGGTGGACGACGTGCTGGAACTGGTCTGGGACGGCACCTTCGAGCCGCGCATCCGGGAGACCCTGCCGATGAGCGAGACGGCGCGCGCCCACGAGATGCTCGAAGAGCGCGAGGGCTTCGGGAAGGTCGTGGTCGTGCCCGACAGCGAGTACGACGGATGACCGAAGACACCTACACCCACCGACCCGGAAGCGTCGAGGACGAGCGCCAGCGCGACCGGAGCGGTGGGGGCGACGACGGTGCGAGTGCCGGCGAGAACCCCGACCGGCCCTACGACGGCGACCCCGACCACCCCGGCGCGCCGGTCGAGCGCGGAACGGAGGAGTGGGACTGGCGCGGGTGGGTGCTGGTCGGCGTCATGACGCTATGTTTCCTCGTGATTCCCGCGACGATTTGGGTCCTACCGCCGGTCCGGCCGTTCCGGTTCGCCTACCTCGTCCTGCCGCTAATTCCGGCGCTGCTGCTCGGCGCGACCGCCGTCTGGTCGGCCCAGCGGTCGGGCTGAGAGCGGGCGAGGCGGTGGAGGCCGTTTTCGTATTTCTCTCCGAAGAGTAGCTGTTCCTTTGCGGACGCTATCCTGACCGTTCGGGTCTGCGAGCGGTCGCGCCGCGAGCGCGGCGCGACCGCCGGAACCGACGGGACGAAATCGACAGAAACCCGGAAGGAATCGCGATGCCGGCGTTGATTTAAGTCCCCGTCTGCCAAATACTCCCACATGGTCGATTTCCAGTCACGCGACACGCGGCGACACGACGACGAGGACGACGACGAGAGCCACGCCGACCGGACGAGCGAGGACGCGACGCCGACGGACGAGACGGGTCACGACGACTCCCGCGACGAGCACGGCCACGACTCTCACGACCACCACGCTCACGACGTGGAGTCGCTCGGCGCGGCGGTCGTGACGGTCTCGTCCTCTCGGAGCCTCTCGAACGACCCGTCGGGCGACGCCATCGTCGCGGGCCTCGAAGACGCGGGCCACAAGGTCGTGAGCCGCGACCTCATCGGCGACGACTACGACGGCGTGCAGGGGTCGGTGGACGCGCTGGTCGGCCGCGACGACGTGGACGCGGTGGTGACGACCGGCGGGACCGGCGTGACGCCCGACGACGTGACAATCGAGGCGGTCGAACCGCTCTTCGACAAGAAACTGCCGGGCTTCGGCGAACTGTTCCGCCTGCTCTCCCACGAGGACATCGGGACCAAGGTCGTCGGCACGCGCGCGACGGCGGGCGTCGTGGACGGCGCGGTCGTCTTCTGCCTGCCGGGGAGCGAGGACGCCGCAGAGCTTGGGGTGGAGCGGATTATCGTCGAGGAAGCGGGGCACCTCGCGGGACTGGCGGGGCGCGAGGAGTAGCCGCGAAACGCGGTTCGGTTCCGCGCTTACTCGAAGTCGCGGCGCATCGCGATCTCGAACCACGGGCAGAGGCGCAACTGCCGATACCACTCGGGATGCTCGTGCAGGCGCTCGTAGGGCACCCACATCAGGCCCGCGACCTCCTCCTCGTTCGGGTCGAGCGACAGGTCGTCCAGCGTCAGCTTCAGCACGGCACACACCTCGTGTTCGACGCCCGCGTTCTCGAAGTATCGCTTGTACTCGAAGCGGTCGGTCACGCGCAGGTCGTCGTACTGGTCGGGCGAGATGCCCAGTTCGTCGTCCAACCGCTGGCGCGTGGCTTCCTCCTGCGTCTGGCCTTCGATAGGGTGGGAGGCCACGGTGCCGTCCCACCACGTCCCCCAGAGGCGCTTGTCCGGCGCGCGCTGGGCGAGCAGGATGTTGCCGTCGCCGTCGAACACGAGCGACGTGAACGCCCGGTGGCGGATGCCGTCGCCGGTGTGGGCGTCGAGGCGGTTGACGGTCTCCTCGGGATTGTCGTCGGCATCGACTGCGACGACGTGCTGGCGTGCGTTTGCATGACGGTCTTCTGGGGTCGGCGTGCTGGCGTCAGCCGCCGTGTCGTCGGCGCTCATTGGCCTCTGGTTGTCGGGGATGGGTAAAACCGTCTTCGATAATTCGTGGCGTAGGGACGACCGGCGTTTCCGAGCGAATCACCGCCGAGAGCGTCGTGGAGACGGCTTCGAGAGCCCCCGCCCGCCACGAGACGTAATCTCCGTGGAATCGGTTACGAGGACGGCAGAGAAGACCGTTTAGAAAGCCCCCGCCCGCTCGCGGTCGCTCCGCGAGATATTTCTGCGCTCTCCGCACCGCCCGCGCAGAAATAGTAGCCCGCGGAAACGACCACGTTGCACGCGAGCGGGCGGCCCCTTTCGATCCACCCAGACGAGTGGTTCGGGTGGGCGAGCGTTCGCAGGTGGGTCGTGTCACCGAGCGCGGTTCCGACGAACGGTCCACCGAGCGCGACCCCGGCGGCTGATTCTGCGAGCGCACGGGCGCTGGCGCGCAGGACTGTACGCCAGCGCCCTCCGAGGTCGAAATACGACGCTGGCGTCCGGAGTCCGACCTTCCGACACCGAAATACGAATTTCGAAATTCGATTTCGGAACTCGTAATTCATCGTCGGATTTATTACGATGAGCGAACTTTCTCCTACCAACAGATGACCGACGACACCGCAGGCGACGGACGGACCATCCTGCTCATCGGTAGCGGACCGATACAGATCGGACAGGCCGCAGAGTTCGACTACTCCGGCGCGCAGGCCTGCCGCGCGCTACAGGAGGAGGGCGCGCGAGTCGTGCTGGTCAACTCCAACCCCGCGACCATCATGACCGACCCGGAGATGGCCGACGAGGTGTACATCGAACCCATCACGACCGAGGCCATCGCCGAAATCATCCGGAAGGAGAACCCGGACGGCGTCATCGCGGGCCTCGGGGGCCAGACCGGGCTGAACGTCACGGCGGAACTCTCCGAGGAGGGCGTCCTCGAAGAGTACGACGTGGACATCATGGGCACGCCGCTGGACACCATCTACGCGACCGAGGACCGGGACCTCTTCCGCCAGCGGATGCGCGAGTTGGGCCAACCCGTCGCGCGCTCGACCACCATCACGCTGGACGACGACGAGGAAGTCTCGGCCATCACCGAGGAGGACCTCGAAGAGCGCGTCGAGGCCGCGGTCGAAGAGGTCGGCGGTCTCCCCGTCATCGCCCGCACCACCTACACCCTCGGCGGGTCGGGGTCGGGCGTGGTCGAAGACATGGACGAACTCCTCGTTCGCGTCCGGAAGGGCCTGCGCCTCTCGCGCAACGGCGAGGTCCTCATCACCGAATCCATCTCCGGGTGGGTCGAACTGGAGTACGAGGTCATGCGCGACGCCGGGGACTCCTGCATCATCATCTGCAACATGGAGAACATCGACCCGATGGGCATCCACACCGGCGAATCGACGGTCGTGACGCCCTCGCAGGTCATCCCCGACGACGGCCACCAGGAGATGCGCGACGCCGCGCTCGAAGTCATCCGCGACCTCGGAATTCAGGGCGGCTGTAACATCCAGTTCGCGTGGCGCGACGACGGCACTCCCGGCGGCGAGTACCGCGTCGTGGAGGTCAACCCCCGCGTCTCGCGCTCCTCGGCGCTCGCCTCGAAGGCGACGGGCTACCCCATCGCCCGCGTGACCGCGAAGGTCGCGCTGGGCAAGCGCCTCCACGAGATAGAGAACGAGATTACGGGTCAGACCACCGCGGCCTTCGAGCCGGCCATCGACTACGTGGTCACGAAGGTCCCGCGCTGGCCCAAGGACAAGTTCGACGACGTGGACTTCGAGTTGGGCACCGCGATGAAATCGACCGGCGAGGCGATGGCCATCGGCCGGACCTTCGAGGAGAGCCTGCTGAAGGCGCTTCGCTCCTCGGAGTACGACCCCGACGTGGACTGGGCCGCGGTCGACGACGACACGCTCGAAACCGACTACCTCCAATCGCCGACGCCCGACCGCCCCTACGCGATGTTCGAGGCGTTCGACCGCGGCTACACCGTCGAGGAGGTCGTGGAACTGACCGACATCGAAGAGTGGTACGTCGAGCGGTTCGGGAACGTCGCCGACGCCGCGGTCGCCGCGCAGGACGGCGACTTCGAGGCCGCCGCCGAGCGCGGCTTCACCGACCACGAAATCACCGCCATCGCGGGCGGCGAGTTCGACGACACCCACGCCTCGTGGATTCCCGACGAGAGCGCGGGCGGCACGGCGTCGGCCGACGCGGCCGACGCCCCGAAAAAATCGACCGACGGCGCGGGCGTCGCAATCGAGGACGTGGAGTCGAGCGCGCCCGACCGCGATTTCAAGCAGGTGGACACCTGCGCCGGCGAGTTCGCGGCCTCGACGCCGTACTACTACTCCTCGCGGCGGCCCGGCGCGGGACTCGGCCGCGACGAGGTGCAAGTAGACCGCGACGTGGAGAGCGTCGTCGTGGTCGGCGGCGGCCCCATCCGCATCGGGCAGGGCGTCGAGTTCGACTACTGCTCGGTCCACGCGGTCCGTGCGCTCCGCGAGCAGGGCATCGAGGCCCACGTCGTGAACAACAACCCCGAGACGGTCTCGACCGACTACGACACCTCCGACGGCCTGTTCTTCGAGCCGATTACCGCCGAGGAGGTCGCGGACGTCATCGAGACGACGAACGCCGACGGCGTGATGGTCCAGTTCGGCGGCCAGACCTCCGTGGACATCGGCGAACCGCTCGAAGCCGAACTCGAGCGCCGCGGACTCGACTGCGAGATTCTGGGCACCGCGGTCGAGGCGATGGACCTCGCGGAGGACCGCGACCGGTTCAACCGCCTGATGGACGAGATGGGCATCAGCCAACCCGAAGGCGGCTCCGCGACCAGCGAGGCCGAGGCGCTCGACCTCGCCCACGACATCGGCTACCCGGTCCTCGTCCGGCCGTCCTACGTCCTCGGCGGGCGCGCGATGGACGTGGTGTACGACGACGAGGAACTGAAGGAGTACATCGAGGAGGCGGTCCGCGTCTCGCCCGACAAGCCGATTCTCGTGGACGAGTTCCTCGCCGACGCGGTGGAACTCGACGTGGACGCCGTGTCGGACGGTGAAGACGTGCTGATCGGTGGAATCATGGAACACGTCGAGTCGGCGGGCGTCCACTCCGGGGACTCCGCCTGCATGATTCCGACCCGCGCGCTCGACGACGACACCCTCGCCAGAGTCCGCGAGGTCGTCGAAGACATCGCGGTCGGCCTCGACACGGTGGGGCTGCTGAACGTCCAGTTGGCGGTGCAGGACGGCGAAGTGTACGTCCTCGAAGCCAACCCGCGCTCCTCGCGCACCGTCCCCTTCGTCTCGAAGGCGACCGGCGTCCCCATCGCCAAACTCGCCGCGAAGGTGATGGCCGGCGAGTCGCTGGCCGACCTGGACGCCGACGAGCAGGTGCCCGAGCAGGTCAGCGTCAAGGAGGTCGTCCTCCCGTTCGACCGCCTGCCGGGGAGCGACCCGCGCCTCGGCCCGGAGATGAAATCGACCGGCGAGGTCATGGGCACCGCCGACACCTTCGGGAAGGCCTACGACAAGGCCCAGGACTCGACCGGCAAGCCGATTCCCGACGCGGGCACCGCCCTGGTGGACCTCACCGACGACTTCGGCGAGTACTTCAGCACCGCGGAGTTCGCCGACTACTTCGAGGTCGTCACGCCCGACGAGTTCGAGACGGACGACGAGGCCGGGGACGAGGAATGGGCCGACCACGCGGAGCGGGCGGTCTTAGAGGGCGACATCGACGTCATCGTCTCGCGCAACCGCGACCTGCTGGAGACCGCGGTCGAGGAGGAGATAACCTACTTCTCGACCGAGGCGAGCGCCGCGGCCGCGCTGGAGGCACTCGACACGAGAGACCAACCCCTCGACGTGGAACCGGTCGGCGACCGGGCCAAGCGTACCCGCGAGTGGGGCGAGTAGCGAAGAAAGCTATCCGCGACCGAGGAGGTTTTCCTCCGAGACGTTCCAACTGTCACGGAGCCAGAACTCTCCGTAGTCGATGAAGACGTATCTGTCGTCGAGGACACCGACTTCGGCATCGTCAATCGTCCAATCGTCTCTTTGATTGAACTTCCTCTTGAGAATCTCTATGGCCGGGATTGGGTCTTCTGGCAGTTTTGCTTTCTCCATCACCAACCACTGGAAGTTCTGACGGTCCCAGTCGGCTATCGGAGCAAATAGTTCCGGATACCCTCTCGAATTCGCTTCTAGCCAGATTCGTACCTCACCGAATACCTCGTTTCGATAGAATGGACCCCATTCCGTTATTTTGTTGTTCGGCGGGTTGTCTGCTCGACCACCGCCACGCATCTTGAGAACGTACTCCGAACTACGTTCCTCGACTATTTTGTCCCCCATCGTGCCGGTTTCTGGGAGGAGTACCACGATACTTGACCCGGAATCTATCCAATCGAGATCGTGGTATCGCTCTGCGATTTCGTGAAGACGTAAGTTGTCGGTTGTAGTGTTCCTCTGACGTGGTTTGTAAGTTCGTGAACCCACGACCGACCATATTCGGTGAGAACACTCTCGGCAGGCGTCGAACACATCGTCACAATCACGATTCTCGGTTTCGTTTGAAAATTCGACCGAATTGCGCCGTAATTCGGTCAGACCACGACGAGGACGACCGCACCGCCGACCACCAAGGCCGCCAGCGCGTACCACGGTTCGCGCCGGAGGGTCTGCTGGGCGGCCGGAATCTCGCCGGTGTACTTCAGGCCGAGCGCCACCGCGACGAACGTGGCGGCGACGCCGACCGCTACCGTCGTCCGGCCGATGCCGTGAGCGTAGCCGGCGAGGACGCCGACGACCGCGCCGAGGATTATGGCGTGGATTTCCGTGTACGTGAGAGCGTTGTCGCTCCCGAAGACGGACGTTCCCATACGGGAGCGTAGGGGCTCCTGGCGTTAAATTTGTTTTCGAAAGTGAGAAATTTTAGTCACGTCCCGACGCCCGGTAGCTCCGCCTGATACTGGAGGAGTTGGTCGGCGCGCTCGGCTTTCGCCAGC
Protein-coding sequences here:
- the carB gene encoding carbamoyl-phosphate synthase large subunit, whose protein sequence is MTDDTAGDGRTILLIGSGPIQIGQAAEFDYSGAQACRALQEEGARVVLVNSNPATIMTDPEMADEVYIEPITTEAIAEIIRKENPDGVIAGLGGQTGLNVTAELSEEGVLEEYDVDIMGTPLDTIYATEDRDLFRQRMRELGQPVARSTTITLDDDEEVSAITEEDLEERVEAAVEEVGGLPVIARTTYTLGGSGSGVVEDMDELLVRVRKGLRLSRNGEVLITESISGWVELEYEVMRDAGDSCIIICNMENIDPMGIHTGESTVVTPSQVIPDDGHQEMRDAALEVIRDLGIQGGCNIQFAWRDDGTPGGEYRVVEVNPRVSRSSALASKATGYPIARVTAKVALGKRLHEIENEITGQTTAAFEPAIDYVVTKVPRWPKDKFDDVDFELGTAMKSTGEAMAIGRTFEESLLKALRSSEYDPDVDWAAVDDDTLETDYLQSPTPDRPYAMFEAFDRGYTVEEVVELTDIEEWYVERFGNVADAAVAAQDGDFEAAAERGFTDHEITAIAGGEFDDTHASWIPDESAGGTASADAADAPKKSTDGAGVAIEDVESSAPDRDFKQVDTCAGEFAASTPYYYSSRRPGAGLGRDEVQVDRDVESVVVVGGGPIRIGQGVEFDYCSVHAVRALREQGIEAHVVNNNPETVSTDYDTSDGLFFEPITAEEVADVIETTNADGVMVQFGGQTSVDIGEPLEAELERRGLDCEILGTAVEAMDLAEDRDRFNRLMDEMGISQPEGGSATSEAEALDLAHDIGYPVLVRPSYVLGGRAMDVVYDDEELKEYIEEAVRVSPDKPILVDEFLADAVELDVDAVSDGEDVLIGGIMEHVESAGVHSGDSACMIPTRALDDDTLARVREVVEDIAVGLDTVGLLNVQLAVQDGEVYVLEANPRSSRTVPFVSKATGVPIAKLAAKVMAGESLADLDADEQVPEQVSVKEVVLPFDRLPGSDPRLGPEMKSTGEVMGTADTFGKAYDKAQDSTGKPIPDAGTALVDLTDDFGEYFSTAEFADYFEVVTPDEFETDDEAGDEEWADHAERAVLEGDIDVIVSRNRDLLETAVEEEITYFSTEASAAAALEALDTRDQPLDVEPVGDRAKRTREWGE